A genomic segment from Acidobacteriota bacterium encodes:
- a CDS encoding PAS domain S-box protein: MNVNEPPTTVNRKGEPSYTDSALPADLSEAESVLTALADVFFLVESNLGQTPLSFIGQAQRELPDLSERYRILVEQIPAVVFMAFFDRGISEAYVSPQIERTLGFTQEEWLRDPVRWYKQIHPDDKGRWSIEAAQTFLTGEPLHSVYRVLTRDERVVWFQCEVKMVRHTDGRPWFIHGVGFDITDLKQTEAALSRNEEMLRGIFEYAPDTMLVVDHNGRIERVNAQVEEMFGYRRDELLGQQVEVLLPEKFRQHHVARRTAYTLDPHLRPMGAGLTLYGKRKDGSEFPVEIMLSPVTAASGRLVIAVIRDISRRKHNEEALREYAERMEILSRRLIAVQEAERRKLALELHDEIGQILTGLKLKLEMSAKLTTGAAHASLTEAQTLVNELMTHTRKLSLDLRPATLDHLGLLPTLLMHIRQYSSQTQVRVDFGHSGLESRRFAPEIETAAFRIVQEALTNVARHSGAQEAKVRIWADQHTLAVDIENSGKGFDVETVFAAGQGNGLTGMRERALLSGGQWAIESTAESGTRVVAEWNLSDTPDSPMNEEK; encoded by the coding sequence ATGAACGTTAATGAGCCGCCCACAACTGTCAACCGCAAAGGTGAACCATCCTATACGGATTCGGCTTTGCCCGCCGACCTCAGCGAAGCAGAAAGCGTATTGACCGCGCTTGCCGATGTTTTTTTTCTGGTTGAATCGAACCTCGGACAAACGCCGCTTTCATTCATCGGGCAGGCGCAAAGAGAGTTGCCCGATTTAAGCGAGCGTTACCGCATTCTGGTCGAGCAAATTCCGGCAGTAGTCTTCATGGCGTTTTTCGACAGAGGCATCAGCGAAGCCTATGTCAGTCCACAAATCGAACGCACGCTCGGCTTCACGCAGGAAGAATGGTTGCGCGACCCGGTGCGTTGGTATAAACAGATTCACCCGGATGACAAAGGGCGTTGGAGTATCGAAGCGGCACAAACCTTTTTGACCGGAGAACCTCTGCATTCGGTGTATCGCGTCCTGACGCGCGACGAACGGGTGGTGTGGTTTCAATGTGAAGTGAAGATGGTGCGCCACACCGACGGGCGACCGTGGTTCATTCACGGCGTCGGCTTTGACATCACCGACCTCAAACAGACGGAAGCGGCGCTCTCTCGCAATGAAGAGATGCTGCGCGGGATTTTTGAATACGCGCCGGACACCATGCTGGTGGTTGATCACAACGGGCGCATTGAACGGGTCAACGCTCAGGTAGAAGAGATGTTCGGATACCGACGCGACGAGTTGCTTGGGCAGCAGGTTGAAGTCCTCTTACCTGAAAAATTCCGCCAGCACCATGTGGCGCGCCGCACCGCTTACACCCTTGACCCGCACCTGCGACCGATGGGCGCGGGGCTGACGCTTTACGGCAAACGTAAAGACGGCAGCGAGTTTCCGGTTGAAATCATGCTCAGTCCGGTAACTGCGGCATCCGGCAGATTGGTTATCGCCGTCATCCGTGACATCTCCAGACGCAAACATAATGAAGAAGCCTTGCGCGAATATGCCGAGCGCATGGAAATCCTGTCGCGCCGTTTGATTGCTGTGCAGGAAGCCGAACGGCGCAAGCTGGCGTTGGAGTTGCACGATGAAATCGGACAAATTTTAACCGGGCTTAAACTCAAATTGGAGATGAGCGCCAAACTCACGACCGGCGCGGCACACGCAAGCCTCACCGAAGCGCAGACCCTGGTCAATGAATTGATGACCCACACGCGTAAACTGTCGCTGGATTTGCGCCCGGCGACGCTTGACCATCTGGGGTTGTTGCCGACTTTATTGATGCACATCCGGCAATATTCTTCGCAAACTCAGGTGCGCGTCGATTTCGGGCATAGCGGACTGGAAAGCCGACGCTTTGCCCCGGAAATTGAAACCGCGGCTTTCCGCATTGTGCAGGAAGCCTTAACCAATGTTGCCAGACATTCCGGCGCACAAGAAGCAAAGGTGCGCATCTGGGCTGATCAACATACGCTCGCCGTTGACATTGAAAATTCCGGCAAAGGCTTTGATGTGGAGACGGTTTTTGCCGCCGGACAGGGGAACGGACTGACCGGGATGCGCGAACGCGCTCTGCTTTCAGGCGGACAATGGGCTATCGAATCAACCGCAGAGAGCGGCACCCGGGTGGTCGCCGAATGGAATCTCAGCGACACTCCCGACTCGCCAATGAATGAGGAAAAATGA
- a CDS encoding hydrogenase expression protein HypE, whose amino-acid sequence MNANQPVTDASQLPASEIYVLWITAGLGCDGESVALTAAMQPSIEDLVLGNLPGLPKVHFYNPFYAYENADEFMRLLALAEAEKLKPFILVIEGSIPNEAIKSEGYWAALGTDPTTGQPITTCEWIDRLAPKAWAVMAVGTCAAYGGIHAMEGNPTGAMGLADYLGWNWKSKAGIPIVNVPGCPTQPDNLTETLLYLLFQAAGRAPEIPLDEAFRPVWLFGDTVHEGCDRGGYYEQAQFAESYGSRYCIVKLGCWGPVVQCNVGKRGWINGLGGCPNVGGICIGCTMPGFPDKFMPFMEQPPGSLLSSQAVMTYGRAIQALRRYTQISLNQEPAWRKRGSRLTTGYHTRIYTNEKS is encoded by the coding sequence ATGAACGCGAACCAACCTGTCACAGACGCAAGTCAATTGCCCGCAAGCGAGATTTATGTTTTGTGGATAACCGCAGGGCTTGGTTGTGACGGCGAATCGGTCGCGCTTACGGCAGCCATGCAACCGAGCATCGAAGACCTGGTGCTCGGCAATTTGCCGGGACTGCCGAAAGTGCATTTCTACAATCCATTTTACGCTTATGAAAATGCCGATGAGTTTATGCGCTTGCTGGCATTGGCTGAGGCAGAAAAACTCAAGCCGTTTATTCTGGTTATTGAAGGCTCAATTCCCAACGAAGCGATTAAAAGCGAAGGGTACTGGGCGGCGCTTGGCACCGACCCGACAACCGGACAACCGATCACCACTTGTGAATGGATTGACCGTCTCGCGCCCAAGGCTTGGGCAGTAATGGCGGTTGGCACCTGTGCAGCTTATGGCGGCATACACGCGATGGAAGGCAATCCGACCGGGGCGATGGGGCTTGCCGATTATCTCGGTTGGAATTGGAAATCGAAAGCCGGTATCCCGATTGTCAATGTGCCGGGCTGTCCGACGCAACCGGACAATCTGACAGAGACCTTGCTTTATCTGCTTTTTCAAGCCGCAGGGCGCGCGCCGGAGATTCCGCTTGATGAAGCCTTCAGACCGGTATGGCTATTCGGCGATACGGTTCACGAAGGCTGCGACCGTGGCGGCTACTATGAACAGGCACAGTTTGCCGAAAGCTATGGCTCGCGTTATTGCATTGTCAAACTCGGATGCTGGGGACCGGTCGTACAGTGCAATGTTGGCAAGCGCGGTTGGATAAATGGATTGGGCGGTTGTCCGAATGTCGGCGGCATTTGCATCGGTTGCACAATGCCGGGTTTCCCCGATAAATTCATGCCGTTTATGGAACAGCCGCCGGGGTCATTGCTCTCATCTCAGGCAGTGATGACTTATGGTCGGGCGATTCAGGCGTTGCGTCGCTATACCCAGATTTCTCTGAACCAGGAACCGGCATGGCGCAAACGCGGGTCTCGATTGACCACAGGCTATCACACGCGAATCTACACCAATGAAAAGTCATGA
- a CDS encoding response regulator transcription factor, which produces MTPKKISIVLADDHRIVRQGLHALLRGEADFNVIGEADDGLEALELIKKLTPDIAVLDLMMPGLNGLEVARQVSKQLPQTKVIILSMYDDEGFVLEALANGVSGYVLKDAGSSDFIQAVREVAAGYRYLSPPLSDRAIEAYQQMAKSGTFDKYETLTTREREVLQLSVEGHTNSEIATRLNISVRTAETHRSHLMHKLGVHTQADLIRYALRRKIIPMEKDIKK; this is translated from the coding sequence ATGACGCCAAAAAAAATCTCCATCGTCCTGGCTGATGACCACCGCATCGTTCGTCAAGGATTGCACGCTTTGCTCAGAGGTGAAGCCGATTTCAATGTCATTGGTGAAGCCGATGATGGGTTGGAAGCGCTCGAACTGATTAAGAAATTGACCCCCGATATTGCGGTGCTGGATTTAATGATGCCCGGATTGAACGGCTTGGAAGTGGCGCGACAGGTCAGCAAACAACTGCCGCAGACCAAAGTCATCATTCTTTCCATGTATGACGATGAAGGGTTCGTGCTGGAGGCGCTTGCCAATGGAGTTTCGGGTTATGTGTTGAAAGATGCGGGGTCGTCGGATTTCATTCAAGCGGTGCGCGAAGTCGCCGCCGGTTATCGTTACCTCAGTCCGCCGTTATCCGACCGCGCCATTGAAGCCTATCAACAGATGGCGAAATCCGGCACCTTCGATAAATACGAAACCCTGACGACACGCGAACGCGAAGTGTTGCAACTTTCCGTCGAAGGACATACCAACAGCGAAATTGCCACGCGCCTCAACATCAGCGTGCGCACTGCTGAAACTCACCGTTCGCACCTCATGCACAAACTCGGCGTGCATACCCAGGCGGACTTAATTCGCTACGCTTTGCGACGCAAAATTATCCCGATGGAAAAGGATATCAAGAAGTGA
- a CDS encoding DUF1800 domain-containing protein: MMKKAFTFNLMTANRRALYSMTALFLVFSMIASNIALVAADSKMKTSANKGLSEEQKIVHLLNRAGFGARPGDVERVKKMGIDKYLDLQLHPDRIDDSAINARLKPFESLDMTLAQINEKYPNPQFLLRQLGFKPGQQAANNQNPDAQADEKDRREQRQAVMKYYQENDARPQAFLLQELQGQKIIRAIYSERQLQEVLTDFWFNHFNVFWPKNGVRATATDYEMNAIRPHTLGKFKDLVLATARSSAMMQYLDNFQSSSPNMNLPTARRGQANRPGGRFQPGQMTEEQRQRLQQAQEQFARRKPGINENYARELMELHTLGVDGGYTQKDVQEVARCFTGWTIERPNAGGKKAAGEFMFRPVMHDSGEKIILGQKIAAGGGIEDGEKVIEILAKHPSTAKFISTKLAHKFVSDNPPQSLIEKVAGVYMKTDGDIREMLKTIYTSPEFYATESYRAKIKSPFELAISAIRAVGAETVNPRQVAQFVAKMGQPLYLYQPPTGYPDRAEQWVNTGALLERLNFALALSSNKIAGTNADINKVAGKADAKNEKQVLDKAIAVLLDNQVSAQTRAVLEKQLKEGVAVKGELGDEAKIPTIAGAAKADEMMNDPNANPRPRQALGGGDQVSRAERNLLGFERRMGIQSPTIAQTPVDPTFAKVFGLVLGSPEFQRR, encoded by the coding sequence ATGATGAAAAAAGCTTTCACATTTAATTTAATGACAGCCAATCGGCGCGCGCTGTATTCAATGACTGCGCTGTTTCTGGTTTTCTCAATGATTGCATCCAATATTGCGTTGGTCGCAGCCGATAGTAAGATGAAAACCTCTGCAAACAAAGGACTCAGCGAAGAACAAAAAATTGTTCATCTGCTTAACCGCGCGGGATTCGGCGCGCGTCCGGGCGATGTCGAACGGGTCAAAAAAATGGGCATTGACAAATATCTCGATTTGCAACTCCACCCCGACCGCATTGATGATTCGGCAATCAATGCGCGGTTGAAACCGTTCGAGTCGCTTGATATGACGCTTGCTCAGATCAACGAAAAATACCCGAATCCGCAATTTTTGTTGCGCCAGCTTGGATTTAAGCCCGGTCAACAGGCAGCAAATAATCAAAACCCTGACGCGCAGGCGGATGAAAAAGACCGCCGCGAACAACGTCAGGCGGTGATGAAGTATTACCAGGAAAACGATGCCCGACCGCAGGCTTTTTTGTTGCAGGAACTACAGGGGCAAAAAATCATCCGCGCGATTTACAGCGAACGCCAGTTACAGGAAGTGCTGACCGATTTCTGGTTCAATCATTTCAATGTCTTCTGGCCCAAAAACGGTGTGCGCGCCACCGCAACCGATTACGAAATGAATGCCATTCGCCCGCATACGCTCGGCAAATTCAAAGACCTGGTGCTGGCAACTGCCAGGAGTTCGGCAATGATGCAATATCTCGACAACTTTCAATCGAGTTCTCCGAATATGAATTTGCCGACAGCGCGCAGAGGACAAGCCAATCGTCCGGGCGGACGTTTTCAACCGGGGCAGATGACCGAAGAACAACGCCAGCGATTGCAGCAGGCGCAAGAGCAATTCGCCCGCCGCAAACCCGGCATCAACGAAAACTATGCGCGCGAGTTGATGGAACTGCACACGCTTGGCGTCGATGGCGGCTACACGCAAAAAGATGTGCAGGAAGTGGCGCGTTGCTTTACCGGTTGGACAATTGAACGACCAAACGCCGGGGGCAAAAAAGCCGCAGGCGAATTTATGTTCCGTCCAGTGATGCATGATAGCGGCGAAAAAATCATCCTCGGTCAAAAAATTGCCGCAGGCGGCGGTATCGAAGATGGCGAAAAGGTTATTGAAATTCTTGCGAAACATCCGAGCACCGCGAAATTCATTTCAACTAAACTGGCGCATAAATTCGTCAGCGACAACCCGCCGCAATCGTTGATTGAAAAAGTCGCAGGCGTTTATATGAAGACCGATGGCGACATCCGCGAAATGTTAAAAACCATTTACACTTCACCGGAGTTTTACGCGACGGAAAGCTATCGCGCCAAAATCAAATCGCCGTTTGAACTCGCCATTTCAGCGATTCGCGCCGTTGGCGCAGAAACCGTCAACCCGCGTCAGGTGGCGCAATTTGTTGCCAAGATGGGACAACCGCTTTACCTTTATCAACCGCCGACCGGTTATCCTGACCGCGCCGAACAATGGGTCAACACCGGCGCGTTGCTGGAACGATTGAATTTCGCCTTGGCGCTCAGTTCAAATAAGATTGCCGGAACCAATGCCGACATCAACAAAGTTGCGGGCAAAGCCGATGCGAAAAATGAAAAACAGGTGCTCGATAAAGCGATTGCCGTATTGTTGGATAATCAAGTGTCAGCGCAAACCCGCGCGGTGCTTGAGAAACAATTGAAAGAAGGGGTCGCAGTGAAAGGCGAACTCGGCGATGAAGCGAAAATTCCAACCATCGCCGGAGCCGCGAAAGCCGATGAGATGATGAATGATCCGAATGCGAATCCGCGACCGCGACAGGCGCTCGGCGGCGGCGATCAGGTGAGCCGAGCCGAACGCAATTTGCTCGGCTTTGAAAGACGAATGGGTATTCAAAGCCCGACCATCGCGCAAACCCCGGTTGACCCGACCTTCGCGAAAGTATTCGGACTCGTACTCGGTTCGCCGGAATTTCAACGTCGTTAA
- a CDS encoding hydrogenase expression protein HypE: protein MATETIPYGRVTQRAPAVSDIHILWITAGLGCDGDSVAITSATQPGIEDVLLGAIPGLPKVHLYNPVLAYEVGDDFMQYWDKAERGELDPFVLVVEGSIPNEKIKSEGYWAAFGTDPTTGQPITTCEWIDRLAPKALAVVAIGTCATYGGIHAMEGNPTGAMGLADYLGWNWRSKAGIPIVNVPGCPVHPDNFMETVLYLLYLAAGLAPMIPLDEVGRPLWLFGSTVHEGCDRAGYYEQGEFAEEYGAPQCIVKLGCWGPVVNCNVPKRGWTGGVGGCPNVGGICIGCTMPGFPDKFMPFMDEPPGAKLSSTTVGLYGKAITTLRKLTNATLNKEPKWRHTRAELTTGYRPRTY from the coding sequence ATGGCAACGGAGACGATTCCCTATGGTCGGGTGACGCAACGCGCGCCAGCCGTCAGCGACATTCATATTCTCTGGATTACCGCAGGTTTGGGCTGCGACGGCGACTCGGTCGCCATCACTTCCGCCACTCAACCCGGCATTGAAGATGTGCTTTTGGGAGCCATTCCCGGACTTCCCAAAGTTCACCTCTACAACCCTGTGCTGGCTTATGAAGTTGGCGACGACTTCATGCAGTATTGGGATAAAGCCGAACGCGGCGAACTTGATCCTTTCGTGCTGGTTGTCGAAGGTTCGATACCGAACGAAAAAATCAAGAGCGAAGGTTATTGGGCGGCATTTGGCACCGACCCGACAACCGGGCAACCGATCACCACTTGCGAGTGGATTGACCGGCTCGCGCCGAAAGCCTTAGCCGTGGTTGCCATCGGCACCTGTGCGACTTATGGCGGCATACACGCGATGGAAGGCAATCCGACCGGAGCGATGGGGCTTGCCGATTATCTCGGTTGGAATTGGAGATCGAAAGCCGGTATCCCGATTGTCAATGTGCCGGGCTGTCCGGTACACCCGGATAATTTTATGGAGACGGTGCTTTATCTGCTGTATCTGGCGGCGGGGCTTGCGCCGATGATTCCGCTTGATGAGGTCGGGCGTCCGCTGTGGTTATTTGGCAGCACGGTTCACGAAGGCTGCGACCGCGCAGGCTATTACGAGCAGGGCGAGTTTGCCGAGGAATACGGCGCGCCTCAATGTATCGTTAAACTCGGATGCTGGGGACCTGTGGTCAATTGCAATGTGCCCAAGCGCGGTTGGACAGGCGGCGTTGGTGGTTGCCCGAATGTCGGCGGCATCTGCATTGGCTGCACGATGCCCGGTTTCCCCGACAAGTTCATGCCGTTTATGGATGAGCCGCCGGGCGCGAAACTTTCTTCGACAACTGTCGGGCTTTACGGCAAAGCAATCACGACATTGCGCAAGCTCACCAATGCAACGCTCAATAAAGAACCGAAATGGCGGCACACGCGCGCCGAACTAACCACCGGCTATCGCCCAAGAACTTACTAA